In Leptospira saintgironsiae, one genomic interval encodes:
- a CDS encoding LIC_10572 family protein yields MANRRKPPRKTSGNKKQESSHKHPGGGNRGHQQKKRPEHGRPNRHQQHTVATKISETMKELPMKAPQQSGGSSGTLVKVIGFLAAALIVFFGYFIVQEYLDKTPVYGKHGWDEEAGSPVAWEDAVRYCSSRRKRLPDKEELKTFSKRADKKIKTIGLFWSTSAAGDKGDYMTVNLGSGDFSPSPSTNKFAVICVK; encoded by the coding sequence ATGGCGAACCGTCGTAAGCCTCCTCGCAAAACCTCCGGGAATAAAAAACAAGAATCTTCCCACAAACATCCAGGCGGAGGAAACCGCGGGCACCAGCAGAAAAAAAGACCGGAGCATGGTCGTCCGAATCGTCACCAACAGCATACTGTAGCTACTAAAATTTCAGAAACGATGAAAGAACTTCCAATGAAGGCTCCTCAACAGTCCGGGGGAAGTTCAGGAACTCTTGTAAAAGTGATTGGATTTCTCGCAGCAGCATTGATCGTATTTTTCGGATATTTTATCGTTCAAGAATATTTGGATAAGACCCCTGTTTATGGGAAACATGGTTGGGACGAAGAAGCTGGATCTCCGGTTGCTTGGGAAGATGCAGTTCGTTATTGTTCTTCCAGAAGAAAGAGACTTCCAGATAAGGAAGAGCTTAAGACATTCTCCAAAAGAGCAGATAAGAAGATCAAAACTATCGGATTGTTTTGGTCTACGAGTGCAGCTGGAGACAAAGGGGATTATATGACCGTAAACTTAGGTAGTGGAGATTTTTCTCCAAGTCCCAGCACAAACAAATTCGCTGTAATTTGTGTGAAATGA
- a CDS encoding phosphopantothenoylcysteine decarboxylase has translation MAKYSKIIISSGPTREWIDPVRFISNASSGKMGYCLAEEAAHLVKDVVYIRGLTEPKYSEPKGARILKVETTLEMRDAVLKEVDSSSILIMAAAPADFRPKNANDSKIKKEEGSDTLVLELIKNPDILVSVHEKIQEQNLKDVLRIGFSAETDLLDQNALGKLKRKNLDFIVGNYVGKDSKGFGDLDTSVIIFGKEGFKKEIGPASKETIAKGILEYLDILSKQESIR, from the coding sequence TTGGCTAAATATTCAAAAATTATAATAAGTTCAGGGCCTACTAGAGAGTGGATTGATCCTGTACGATTTATTTCTAATGCTTCCTCAGGAAAAATGGGATATTGTTTGGCCGAAGAAGCGGCCCATTTAGTAAAAGATGTAGTTTATATTCGTGGTTTGACTGAGCCAAAATATTCTGAACCTAAGGGAGCAAGAATTCTTAAGGTAGAAACCACTCTGGAAATGAGAGACGCAGTTCTGAAAGAAGTGGATTCTTCTTCTATCCTTATCATGGCAGCAGCTCCGGCTGATTTTCGTCCTAAAAATGCAAACGATTCCAAGATCAAAAAAGAAGAAGGTAGCGATACCTTAGTTCTGGAACTGATCAAAAATCCAGACATACTTGTTTCTGTTCATGAAAAGATCCAGGAACAAAATCTGAAAGATGTTCTCCGTATAGGCTTCTCCGCGGAAACAGATTTATTGGATCAAAATGCACTTGGTAAACTTAAAAGAAAAAATCTGGATTTTATCGTAGGGAATTACGTGGGTAAAGACTCCAAAGGTTTTGGAGACCTGGATACAAGCGTGATCATTTTTGGAAAAGAAGGTTTTAAAAAGGAAATAGGTCCCGCTTCTAAGGAGACCATTGCAAAAGGTATTTTAGAATATTTGGATATTCTTTCTAAACAAGAAAGTATTAGATAA
- a CDS encoding homoserine dehydrogenase: MQTIRIGLIGAGTVGSGVLKILSEESARFEKEYGISLNVHTICTRTPSKIAPISKLFSKVKITDDYKQVVGNPEIDTIIELVGGTTISEEIVLGALQSKQTVITANKALLSEKGEIIYKTAEENHTEIGFEASVGGSIPIIRAIRNCLAGDKVLGLYGILNGTTNFILSKMETEGLDYKEALKLAQEKGFAEADPSFDVEGIDTAHKISILGSLAFGEKIPLQNIVVEGITKITRLDIAFASDLGYRIKLLGLVRKLDGKVEARVQPVMIPKHHAFASVMNETNAVYYKTAFAGPGLIVGKGAGALPTASAVVSDLIYYSSRRGKNLPMEKNRFPKASISEANQTEARYYLRFNTLDQPGVLAEIAKDLGTNGVSISSVRQNESEKEPAEVVVVTHPCVEASISASLGRIDASEVVLEPSVAIRLEDKL; this comes from the coding sequence ATGCAGACGATTCGAATCGGATTAATTGGCGCAGGCACGGTCGGCTCAGGAGTTCTTAAAATTCTTTCAGAAGAATCCGCAAGATTCGAAAAAGAATACGGTATCTCTCTAAATGTACATACAATTTGTACCAGAACTCCTTCAAAAATCGCCCCTATTTCTAAATTATTTTCTAAAGTAAAAATAACAGACGATTACAAACAAGTGGTGGGAAACCCCGAAATCGATACGATCATCGAACTTGTAGGAGGTACAACAATCTCCGAAGAGATCGTACTCGGTGCCTTACAATCCAAACAGACTGTAATCACAGCTAACAAGGCACTTCTTTCCGAAAAAGGTGAGATTATATATAAAACTGCAGAAGAGAATCATACCGAAATTGGATTCGAAGCTTCTGTTGGTGGTTCTATTCCGATCATCCGAGCTATACGGAATTGTTTGGCGGGAGATAAAGTTCTAGGACTTTACGGGATCTTAAACGGAACAACGAATTTCATTCTTTCCAAAATGGAAACAGAAGGTTTAGATTATAAAGAAGCTCTAAAACTGGCTCAGGAAAAGGGATTTGCAGAAGCAGACCCAAGCTTCGACGTAGAAGGTATAGACACAGCTCATAAGATCAGCATTCTAGGATCTTTGGCCTTCGGAGAAAAAATCCCTCTACAAAACATTGTGGTCGAAGGTATAACAAAGATTACACGATTAGACATCGCATTCGCTTCTGACCTGGGTTATAGGATCAAGTTACTCGGCCTTGTAAGAAAATTGGACGGCAAGGTAGAAGCCAGGGTCCAACCTGTAATGATACCAAAACATCATGCGTTCGCAAGTGTGATGAATGAGACAAATGCTGTGTATTACAAAACTGCATTTGCTGGCCCGGGTCTAATTGTAGGAAAAGGTGCAGGCGCTTTACCAACAGCTTCTGCAGTAGTTTCGGATCTGATCTATTACAGCTCAAGACGAGGCAAAAATCTTCCGATGGAAAAGAACAGATTTCCAAAAGCCTCTATTTCTGAAGCCAACCAAACAGAAGCTAGATATTATCTAAGATTTAATACCTTGGACCAGCCAGGGGTTTTAGCGGAAATTGCAAAAGATTTGGGAACAAACGGAGTATCTATATCTTCTGTTCGCCAAAACGAATCTGAAAAGGAACCTGCAGAAGTAGTCGTGGTCACACATCCATGTGTCGAAGCTTCAATTTCTGCGTCTTTAGGAAGGATAGATGCTTCTGAAGTGGTATTAGAACCCTCTGTTGCGATCCGCTTGGAAGACAAATTGTAA
- a CDS encoding phosphopantothenoylcysteine decarboxylase, translating into MDKKDILIAVSGSIAAFRACELVRNLTKEGYPVSVIMTQNATKFIGPITFEALTGKKVQVDEYEQGMAHIDARNRAAVIAVVPATANIIAKMANGIADDLVTSTYLAAKCPVLVAPAMNPNMFTHPATQRNLARLKEDGVIILDPQEGVVVCGDEGYGKLADVPVMQKKILELYLKTSQ; encoded by the coding sequence ATGGATAAAAAGGATATTCTAATCGCAGTCAGCGGAAGTATTGCAGCTTTTAGGGCCTGCGAACTGGTGCGTAATCTTACTAAAGAAGGTTATCCTGTTTCTGTGATTATGACCCAGAATGCTACCAAGTTTATTGGTCCGATCACATTCGAAGCACTTACGGGTAAAAAAGTCCAGGTAGATGAATACGAGCAAGGTATGGCTCACATTGATGCAAGGAATCGTGCAGCTGTAATTGCTGTTGTTCCTGCGACTGCAAATATTATCGCAAAAATGGCCAACGGAATTGCGGACGATCTTGTAACTTCTACATATCTTGCCGCGAAATGTCCTGTATTAGTTGCTCCTGCAATGAATCCGAATATGTTCACTCATCCAGCCACACAAAGAAATCTGGCGCGTTTGAAAGAAGACGGAGTCATTATCTTGGATCCTCAAGAAGGAGTTGTGGTTTGTGGTGACGAAGGTTACGGCAAACTTGCTGACGTTCCAGTAATGCAAAAAAAGATCCTGGAATTGTATCTCAAAACTTCTCAATAA
- a CDS encoding STAS domain-containing protein, with protein sequence MAKTEFEGLYIETKRDSVGDKEVLVVIMNGKVTNSNAFEISRKINFVFDEGIYEIILDLSSLEYINSVGVATLLTLIKTVDQHNGKIVIGGLNHFLENVIRLMELPKKVAIYHTLDEAKAVFK encoded by the coding sequence ATGGCAAAAACGGAATTCGAAGGCCTTTACATAGAAACTAAAAGAGACTCCGTCGGAGACAAAGAAGTTTTAGTCGTCATCATGAACGGAAAAGTGACGAATTCGAACGCTTTCGAAATTTCCAGAAAGATCAATTTCGTTTTCGACGAAGGGATCTACGAGATTATCTTAGACCTTTCTTCTTTGGAATATATCAATAGTGTTGGGGTTGCGACTCTTTTAACACTGATCAAAACTGTAGACCAGCATAACGGAAAGATCGTGATCGGAGGATTGAATCACTTCTTAGAGAATGTGATCCGATTGATGGAATTACCTAAAAAGGTAGCGATCTATCATACTCTAGACGAAGCCAAAGCAGTCTTTAAATAA
- a CDS encoding tetratricopeptide repeat protein: MAVLTFSSVSYLTGFLLSGLCAFFLLIRKEKYETTLHLGWVFLYCALLELSFLLGTSFFHPLSFLHRWLSLPSAFLLCAHLCLYFFLLNSQASEKTGRILLGAGYFLALSILVLHIVGTIFAKPVYDFGGGVYDVIHRADEKVIFWFGIIYVSVILLFGVWRGFQAHRSDVQLMALSLWVPFLLLLGTTILFHLKEIAYPLDRAIGLSFWNPIFLTALFLAWLIHLRASGEAFSLRSPILLGIVLLLLFVFQGSSWLFLQPGLESFNETVKEKLKAQDLSPDSYLLSVQDNDGFVLTASGGLETSFFVESKRDLILSFIWNNPSALNKEFPSYAKVAESLKGSEKYSENLINFSKGLEKVRKKVKNLPPKDIRDGILEQISPEGKEEKFALFLKILSGSVKNSSAEGETLRSFTLDQMRELVPEGEPRFRRIPGLAMGEYYYSVIQKSPGKTQVKEIGIPYQEFLTFETGLLKKPVLAFLVCILLFSIAINSFFSFFVIHPLDRLYSALELATEGDLQRELHPEAWDEIGSLADQFNRMIQSIRTEEGSEYSSNRAETPSRLNEGISSWREISDRIKKTSSVSELRRFLSDLQGSQDSHPVRSKLILKLGLKIKDYQTAYLAAQELREMGIVKDPEMLFILSYCAKKMGDIQEAIRLSEELRSISDGHTQNNLHLADMYYHTNRLDEARDLAIQIRKEQGPSAAVTKLLNAIEKKGA; encoded by the coding sequence ATGGCTGTTTTAACTTTTTCCAGCGTCAGTTATCTTACTGGATTTCTTCTTTCCGGACTCTGCGCTTTTTTTCTTTTAATTAGAAAGGAAAAATACGAAACAACCTTACATTTAGGCTGGGTATTCTTATATTGTGCGTTACTCGAGCTTTCCTTTTTGCTCGGGACCTCTTTTTTTCACCCTCTTTCTTTTTTACATAGATGGCTTTCTTTACCGTCTGCGTTTTTACTTTGCGCACATCTATGTTTATACTTTTTCCTACTGAATTCACAGGCCTCCGAAAAGACAGGAAGGATCTTATTGGGCGCTGGATATTTTCTGGCCCTAAGTATTTTGGTTCTTCATATAGTAGGAACAATATTTGCAAAACCTGTTTATGATTTTGGTGGAGGAGTCTACGACGTAATCCATCGGGCCGACGAAAAAGTTATATTTTGGTTTGGAATCATTTATGTTTCTGTAATATTACTCTTCGGTGTTTGGAGAGGTTTTCAGGCTCATAGATCAGATGTTCAGCTAATGGCGCTTTCTCTTTGGGTGCCGTTTTTACTTCTTCTTGGAACAACGATTCTTTTCCATCTAAAAGAAATTGCTTATCCTTTGGACAGAGCTATCGGACTGTCCTTTTGGAATCCTATTTTTCTAACCGCATTATTTTTAGCATGGCTGATTCATTTGAGAGCCTCTGGAGAAGCTTTCAGTCTTAGATCTCCCATTTTACTCGGGATCGTATTGTTATTATTATTCGTATTCCAAGGAAGCAGTTGGTTATTTTTACAACCTGGATTAGAATCTTTTAATGAAACAGTTAAGGAAAAGTTGAAAGCACAGGATCTATCTCCTGATTCTTATTTACTTTCTGTTCAGGATAATGATGGGTTTGTTCTCACTGCTTCCGGTGGATTGGAAACTTCTTTTTTTGTAGAATCCAAAAGAGATTTGATCCTTTCTTTTATTTGGAATAATCCATCAGCTTTAAATAAAGAATTTCCTTCTTATGCAAAGGTCGCTGAGTCTTTAAAAGGTTCAGAAAAATATTCTGAAAATCTAATTAACTTTTCCAAAGGTTTGGAGAAGGTCCGTAAAAAGGTTAAGAACCTTCCTCCTAAAGATATTCGAGATGGGATTTTGGAACAAATCTCTCCTGAAGGTAAAGAGGAGAAGTTTGCATTATTCTTAAAAATACTTTCCGGTTCTGTTAAAAATTCTTCTGCAGAAGGAGAGACATTACGAAGTTTTACATTGGACCAAATGAGAGAACTTGTCCCTGAAGGGGAGCCTCGATTCAGAAGGATCCCTGGACTTGCCATGGGAGAATATTATTATTCTGTAATCCAGAAATCTCCAGGTAAAACTCAAGTAAAAGAGATAGGAATTCCTTATCAAGAGTTCTTGACATTTGAGACTGGATTACTTAAAAAACCAGTGCTCGCATTTTTAGTTTGTATTCTTCTGTTTTCGATTGCGATCAATTCGTTTTTCTCATTCTTCGTGATCCATCCTTTGGATAGATTATATTCTGCTTTGGAGCTTGCTACCGAAGGAGATTTGCAAAGAGAATTACATCCAGAAGCTTGGGATGAGATCGGAAGTTTAGCTGATCAATTTAATAGAATGATCCAGTCTATCCGAACGGAAGAAGGTTCAGAATATTCTTCTAATCGGGCCGAAACTCCATCCAGATTAAATGAAGGAATTTCTTCTTGGAGAGAAATTTCAGATCGGATCAAAAAGACCAGTTCAGTTTCAGAATTAAGAAGATTCCTTTCTGATCTACAAGGAAGCCAAGATTCACATCCAGTTCGTTCTAAGTTGATCTTAAAACTTGGATTGAAGATTAAAGATTATCAAACCGCGTATCTGGCAGCACAAGAATTGAGAGAGATGGGGATCGTGAAAGATCCTGAGATGCTTTTTATACTCTCTTATTGTGCTAAAAAAATGGGGGATATCCAAGAGGCCATCCGTTTGTCGGAAGAATTGAGATCAATCTCCGACGGTCATACCCAAAACAATTTACATCTTGCGGATATGTATTATCATACAAATCGTTTAGATGAAGCCAGGGATCTTGCTATCCAAATTCGTAAAGAGCAGGGACCTTCTGCGGCAGTTACGAAACTTTTGAATGCGATAGAAAAAAAAGGCGCCTAA